One stretch of Miscanthus floridulus cultivar M001 chromosome 18, ASM1932011v1, whole genome shotgun sequence DNA includes these proteins:
- the LOC136522864 gene encoding zinc finger BED domain-containing protein RICESLEEPER 2-like produces MERVSSATAAEVEDSLDAISTDQSGRSGKKRAKVWAYVDSEIVDGIEKAVCKYCKLQLSSVSGKGTTHLNRHIGYYCHHIPQEDRDRFLATLKNKSDRDNSVFDPVVFRGLIAKYFLSAEVAFRKADDPTWKEMINYCQPSFNVVGRQTVRADCLILYEEEKLQLHQKITKLKSHVSLTADLWSSNQNLGYLGVTAHYIDEEFELHKKIIAFKQISFPHNSFAVQDGITACLMEWDLVDRVFTVTLDNASMNNRAIRDLRAALGAQMFFKGEHIHVRCAAHVLNIMVQAGLQVIPNAVGRVRDIIKVVTSTPSRMQTFNSIVQALGLKGKSGLVLDVPHPWNATYDMLNEALKYKAALNRFAAEQYQDVPSELDWQKAESLHEFLEQFSEATKAFSTDRHPTAHLFLKMLMAVRDVLLDETWNTNELLNELAEAMYTKFQKYWAAPSMVLLIAAVLDPSMKADFVRFFYLTVENVEAEAKMRELRQYLKKYYLEYERVVRNNTGPVFVTYEEEVLSQGESSSSGLRGKRRVELAFAQFSSQNSSTRSERSELDIYLDDPRVVVRPTENFNVLAWWKKNSDAYPILSLMARDFLSIPVSTVSSESAFSAAGRILGKNRTSLSPETLEALVCAKDWLIGFNDAEEGNCHISNKYCKANFIYNSGLICLSCSMQVNQ; encoded by the coding sequence ATGGAGAGGGTTTCATCAGCAACAGCAGCAGAAGTTGAGGATAGTCTTGATGCTATCTCCACTGATCAGTCAGGCCGGTCAGGGAAAAAGAGGGCTAAAGTTTGGGCTTATGTTGACTCGGAAATCGTTGATGGAATTGAGAAGGCTGTGTGCAAGTATTGCAAGCTCCAGTTGTCTTCTGTGTCAGGGAAAGGGACAACTCACTTGAATAGGCATATTGGATATTATTGTCATCATATCCCTCAAGAGGACAGGGACAGATTCTTAGCAACTTTGAAGAACAAGTCTGATAGAGATAATTCTGTATTTGATCCTGTTGTATTCAGAGGTCTGATTGCAAAGTACTTCCTTAGTGCTGAGGTTGCATTTCGAAAAGCAGATGATCCTACTTGGAAAGAGATGATAAATTATTGCCAGCCTTCATTCAATGTGGTGGGTCGACAAACTGTTCGTGCAGACTGTCTGATCTTGTATGAAGAAGAGAAATTACAGCTACATCAAAAGATTACAAAGTTGAAGTCTCATGTCAGTTTAACTGCTGATTTGTGGTCGTCAAACCAAAATTTGGGGTATCTTGGAGTTACAGCTCATTACATTGATGAAGAGTTTGAGCTCCATAAGAAGATTATTGCATTCAAGCAGATCTCTTTCCCCCATAACTCATTTGCTGTGCAAGATGGCATCACGGCTTGCTTGATGGAGTGGGATTTAGTTGATCGTGTGTTCACAGTGACTCTAGATAATGCAAGCATGAACAACAGAGCGATTAGAGACTTGCGTGCTGCTCTAGGTGCTCAGATGTTCTTTAAGGGTGAACACATACATGTCAGATGTGCCGCTCATGTGCTCAATATAATGGTCCAAGCTGGATTGCAAGTCATACCAAATGCAGTTGGAAGGGTAAGAGACATTATCAAGGTTGTCACATCTACACCTTCTCGTATGCAAACATTCAACTCAATCGTTCAGGCATTAGGTCTCAAAGGCAAGTCGGGGCTGGTTCTAGATGTTCCCCACCCCTGGAATGCTACGTATGACATGTTGAATGAAGCTCTGAAATATAAAGCAGCTCTCAACAGATTCGCAGCAGAGCAGTATCAGGATGTTCCTAGTGAACTAGACTGGCAGAAAGCTGAATCGCTTCATGAATTCCTAGAACAGTTCAGTGAGGCTACAAAAGCATTTTCTACGGATAGGCATCCAACGGCCCACCTCTTTCTGAAGATGTTGATGGCAGTTCGAGATGTATTGCTTGATGAGACGTGGAATACCAATGAACTGCTCAATGAGTTGGCTGAAGCTATGTATACCAAGTTTCAGAAATACTGGGCTGCGCCTAGTATGGTACTTCTCATAGCTGCTGTCCTGGACCCATCAATGAAAGCTGATTTTGTCAGGTTCTTTTACTTGACTGTTGAGAATGTAGAAGCGGAAGCGAAGATGAGAGAGCTTAGACAATACTTGAAGAAATATTATCTAGAGTACGAGAGGGTTGTGAGGAACAACACAGGTCCTGTCTTCGTTACATATGAAGAGGAAGTTTTAAGTCAGGGCGAATCGAGTTCTTCTGGACTTCGTGGCAAACGGCGTGTAGAGCTTGCATTTGCTCAATTTTCATCACAAAACTCGAGTACTCGCTCAGAAAGATCAGAACTGGATATTTATTTGGATGATCCTAGAGTAGTTGTGAGACCGACAGAGAACTTTAATGTTCTAGCATGGTGGAAGAAAAACTCGGATGCCTATCCTATCTTGTCTTTGATGGCCAGAGACTTCTTGTCTATTCCTGTTAGCACAGTGTCCTCAGAATCTGCTTTTAGTGCTGCTGGAAGGATACTTGGTAAAAATAGGACATCTCTCTCTCCAGAAACTCTTGAAGCGTTAGTCTGTGCAAAAGATTGGTTGATTGGCTTTAATGATGCAGAAGAAGGTAATTGTCATATttcaaataaatattgcaaagccAATTTTATTTACAATAGTGGTTTAATATGTTTGTCTTGTTCCATGCAGGTCAACCAATGA